The Starkeya sp. ORNL1 DNA window CGATGATGAGCGCGCCGACGATGACGGCGGAGAAATACTCTGCCTTGGCATAGCCATAGGGATGGGCGGCGTCGGCCGGCTTGGCGGCGACGCGCAGCGCGATCACCGCTGCGACCGAGGTCGCCACATTGACCAGGCTCTCCAGCGCGTCCGAATAGAGCGCGATGCTCCCGGTCATGCGCCAGGCGAGGAATTTCAGCCCGAGCACGACCAGGCTGACAACGACGCTGATGCCCGCGATCCTGAGCGTCTTATCCATCTTCGCCGCTGCTCTCGATTGTCCTTGCGGACGCCCCGCGCCGCACGCGACCGCTTACCGGCAGGGCACCTCAAATGCAAGTATTTTCAAAGACTTGCAACTCGTTCGCAGAAGCGCTCCGAGCTCGCGGCTAACTATCGGCAGCCTCAGGCATTCACCTGCCGGGGCATGATCGCGCCGCGGTGGCGGATGACGCGGCCGGCAAGCTCGTGGCCGGCTTCCGCCGCCGCCTCGGGGCTGGCATCGCCGAGCCGGGCGGCGAGATAAGCGGCGTTGAAGCTGTCGCCGGCCGCCGTGGTGTCGATGGCCTTGATCGGCTCCGGGATCGGCACCAGATGCGAGACGCCGGCGGCACGTACCAGCGCGCCGTTCGCCCCGTTCTTCACCACGATCTCGTTCACCCCGAAGGTGGCGATACGCTCGGCGGTCGCGGCGGGCGAGCCGTCGCCCCACAGCGTCGCCTCGTCATCGTAGGTCGGCAGCGCGATCGAGGAGCGCTTCAGCGCCTCGGCATAGACGGCGCGGGCGCGCCCGACATCGCCGGCCCAGCCGCGCGGGCGGAAATTACCGTCGAACACGATCTTGCTGCCGCGCTCGCGGGCAAACTCCAGCGTCGCCAGCAGGCGGCCGAGGCCGACATTGGAATAGAGCGAGAGCGTGACGCCGGAGAGATAGATCATGCTGGCTTCCACCAGCGCTTCGGCGACGGTCTCCCAGCCTGGCAGTTCGAACAGCTCGCGGGCCGGCGCGGTGTCGCGCCAATAATTGAAGGAGCGCTCGCCGCGCTGGTCGGTGTCGATCACATAGAGGCCCGGCATGCGTCCGGTCACGCGCAGCATGGCCGTGGTCTCGATGCCTTCACCGCTGGCGGCGGCGAAGATGCGGTCCGAGAAGGCATCGTCGCCGAGCGCGGTGGCATAGCCGGTCTCGACCCCGGCGCGGGCGAGATAGACCGCGGTGTTGAAGGTGTCGCCGCCGAAGGCGAGCCCGTAGCGTCCATCCGGGCCGCGGGCGAACTCCACCATAACTTCGCCGATCGTCATCACCCGGGCCATACGCTGTCCTTCCTTCTTCGCGCCGCGAGGGCAGCTTGCGGCGGGACACTCGCCCCATTCGCCGCGAAGGGCAAGCGTCGCGGGTCTCAGGGCTGGCCCGGCATCTCGATGACACGGACCGGGCCGGAAGGGGGCGGCGGCGTGGGGGCCAGCACCTCAGCGGGCGGGGTGGGCTCGGTATAGGTCCAGCCGGCGGGCGGCGGATAGCGCCGGGAGATATCGGCGATGCGCGCATCATTGCGCTCGATCAGGCAGACCAGGCGCTGCTCCAGCGCACCGATGCCGCTGCCCAGCCGGCCGCCGACCATCTGCTTGGCGGCGCCACCCTCGTAAGGCGCGATGCTCTGGCATTCAAAATTGCGCCAATAGACGAAGCGGCTCTGCGATTCCTCCATCAGATTGGCCCACCGGGTGCGCTGGACCTGGGAAATCGCCTCATCGGCGCGAATCGCCGCCAGCGCCCCGGCCATGGTGCGCTCCAACTGCTTCTCGCCGTCCTTCTGTGAATTGCCGAGGCAGTCGAGATAGTCGCGCGGCGTCGCGCCTTCGCGCTTGCAGTTCGCGGGGGCATGCGCCCAGGCTGATGCGCAAGCGACGACCAGGAGGGGGAAACTTAGCAGGATCAGCCGGTTGCGGCGTCCCATGCGGCGTTCGCTCCTCTCATGCGGCGTGTCCTTGCGCGAGGAAGTTGCCCATGCGCTCCAGCGCCTTGCGGATATTCTCTGCGGAGTTGGCGTAGGAAAGACGGATATAGCCTTCACCGTGAATCCCGAAGTCCGGTCCGCCTATGGTGGCGACCCCGGCGTCTTCGAGCAAGGCGGAGGCGAGCGCCTTGGCCGAATTCCACCGCGTCCCGGTGATGTTCGGGAAGGCGTAGAACGCCCCCTTCGGCGTCGCGCAGGAGACGCCGGGAAGACTATTGAGCCCTTCCACGATCAAATGCCGGCGGCGGTCGAACTCGCCGACCATGGTCGCCACCGCATCCTGCGGGCCGGTCAGCGCCGCCAGCGCGCCGAACTGGGCGGGGGCGTTGACGCAGGACCAGGCATTGACCGCAAGCTTGCGCGCCGCCTCGAACAGCCCGTCCGGCCACAGCGACCAGCCCATGCGCCAGCCGGTCATGGCATAGGTCTTGGACCAGCCATTGAGCAGGATCAGCCGGTCGCGGATCTCGGGATAGGCGAGCAGCGTGGCGTGCTCCTCGCCGTCGAACAGGAACTGGTCATAGATCTCGTCGGAGAGGATGGCGACCTGCGGATGCGCGGCGAGGCCCGCCACCAGAGCGTCGATCTCCGCCTTGGGCGTCACGCCGCCGGTCGGGTTGGCGGGGGAGTTCAGAATGAGCAGACGCGTTGCCGGCGTGATCAGGCCAAGCACCTCCTCCGCCGTGAAGCCGAAGCCGTTCTCCTCGCGGATCGGCACCGGGATCGGGGTCGCCCCGGTGAATTCGATCATCGAGCGGTAGATCGGGAAGCCGGGATCCGGATAGAGGATCTCCGCGCCGGGCTCGCCGAAGATCAATATGGCGGCGAACATCGTCACCTTGCCGCCCGGCACGATCATCAGCCGGCCGGGGTCGATCTCGGCGCCGAGCCGGCGGTGGACGTCGGCCGCCACTGCCTCGCGCAGCGGCTGGATGCCGACGGAGGGGGTGTAGCCGTGATGGCCGTCGCGCAGCGCCTTCACCGCCGCCTCGACGATATGGGCCGGCGTGGAGAAATCCGGCTGGCCGATGCCGAGATTGATGATGTCGCGCCCCTCGCTCGCCAGCGCCGTAGCGCGGGCCAGCACGGCGAAGGCATTCTCTTCGCCGATGCGGTCGAAGGCGGCGATGGTGTGGGGGCGCGCACGCAGGGCGGATGAACTCATCGGGCTTCCTCATAAACCGCTTGTAGTTTTCGCATTCCTGTCACATGGACTTGGCGCTGGTTCAAGACTTGGTGCTGTTTCACGGGCGCTTTTAGGCGCCACAACGCGGCCGGAGACATGATGCACGGCGAAGTGTCATCCCTTGCGGCGTCCGAGACGCTTCCGCTCGGCCCGATGGTGGATTCCACCCCGGCCAAACGCCCGGAGCGTATCGACCTTGAAGGCCGCTATGTGCGGCTGGTGCCGTTCCACGCGCCGACCCACGCTCCCGAACTCTATCATCTCTCGCACGGCGAGGAGGCCGAACGGCTCTGGGCCTATCTGTTCCCGGCGCCGTTCGAGAGCGAAAAGGCGTTCACCTCCTATTACGTGCTCGCTGCGCAGAAGGACGACCCGCTGCTCTATGCCATCATCGACAAGGCGAGCGGGCGCGCGGTCGGCCATACCACCTATCTGCGCATCGAGCCGGCGCACCGCGTCATCGAGGTCGGCAACATCCTCTACACGCCGGCGCTGTCGCGCACCCCGGGCGGCACCGAGGCCATGTATCTCATGGCGAAGTACGTGTTCGAGGAACTCGGCTATCGCCGCTACGAGTGGAAGTGCAATGCGCTGAACGCGCCCTCGCGCCGCGCCGCGGAGCGCTATGGCTTCCGCTTCGAGGGCATCTTCCGCAAGCACATGATCGTCAAGGGCCGCAATCGCGACACCGCCTGGTTCGCCATGCTGGGCGAGGATTGGCCGCAGCGCGCCTTTGCCTTCGAGACCTGGCTGGCGCCGGAGAATTTCGATAGCGAGGGCCGCCAGCGCCTCGCGCTCGGAGCGCTGAATGCCTCGACGCTGGATGGCGGCGAGCATGTGCTGCGCCGCGCTGATCTCGACGATCTGCCGGCGATCGAAGCGCTGCAGCGCGCGGCTTATGCCAAGAATCGTGTGCTGCTCGGCGTCGAGCCGGTGCCGCTGCTGTGGGACTATAAAAAGGTATTCCGCGAGCGCGAGGTGTGGGTGCAGGACAGCGCGACGGGGCTTGCCGGCGCGCTGATCCTGCTGCCCCGCGCTGAGGATTTCCTGATCGACAGCCTCGCCGCGGCGCCGATGGCGCAGGGCAAGGGCATCGGCAACACGCTGCTCGTTGCCGGCGAGACCCGCGCCCGC harbors:
- a CDS encoding pyridoxal phosphate-dependent aminotransferase, which encodes MSSSALRARPHTIAAFDRIGEENAFAVLARATALASEGRDIINLGIGQPDFSTPAHIVEAAVKALRDGHHGYTPSVGIQPLREAVAADVHRRLGAEIDPGRLMIVPGGKVTMFAAILIFGEPGAEILYPDPGFPIYRSMIEFTGATPIPVPIREENGFGFTAEEVLGLITPATRLLILNSPANPTGGVTPKAEIDALVAGLAAHPQVAILSDEIYDQFLFDGEEHATLLAYPEIRDRLILLNGWSKTYAMTGWRMGWSLWPDGLFEAARKLAVNAWSCVNAPAQFGALAALTGPQDAVATMVGEFDRRRHLIVEGLNSLPGVSCATPKGAFYAFPNITGTRWNSAKALASALLEDAGVATIGGPDFGIHGEGYIRLSYANSAENIRKALERMGNFLAQGHAA
- a CDS encoding sugar kinase, yielding MARVMTIGEVMVEFARGPDGRYGLAFGGDTFNTAVYLARAGVETGYATALGDDAFSDRIFAAASGEGIETTAMLRVTGRMPGLYVIDTDQRGERSFNYWRDTAPARELFELPGWETVAEALVEASMIYLSGVTLSLYSNVGLGRLLATLEFARERGSKIVFDGNFRPRGWAGDVGRARAVYAEALKRSSIALPTYDDEATLWGDGSPAATAERIATFGVNEIVVKNGANGALVRAAGVSHLVPIPEPIKAIDTTAAGDSFNAAYLAARLGDASPEAAAEAGHELAGRVIRHRGAIMPRQVNA
- a CDS encoding GNAT family N-acetyltransferase, with product MHGEVSSLAASETLPLGPMVDSTPAKRPERIDLEGRYVRLVPFHAPTHAPELYHLSHGEEAERLWAYLFPAPFESEKAFTSYYVLAAQKDDPLLYAIIDKASGRAVGHTTYLRIEPAHRVIEVGNILYTPALSRTPGGTEAMYLMAKYVFEELGYRRYEWKCNALNAPSRRAAERYGFRFEGIFRKHMIVKGRNRDTAWFAMLGEDWPQRAFAFETWLAPENFDSEGRQRLALGALNASTLDGGEHVLRRADLDDLPAIEALQRAAYAKNRVLLGVEPVPLLWDYKKVFREREVWVQDSATGLAGALILLPRAEDFLIDSLAAAPMAQGKGIGNTLLVAGETRARALGYDTIRLYTGEPLSANINWYRRKGYSIERVEQMPDRRLVHLVKRLG
- a CDS encoding lysozyme inhibitor LprI family protein, which encodes MGRRNRLILLSFPLLVVACASAWAHAPANCKREGATPRDYLDCLGNSQKDGEKQLERTMAGALAAIRADEAISQVQRTRWANLMEESQSRFVYWRNFECQSIAPYEGGAAKQMVGGRLGSGIGALEQRLVCLIERNDARIADISRRYPPPAGWTYTEPTPPAEVLAPTPPPPSGPVRVIEMPGQP